Within the Rubrobacter naiadicus genome, the region GGGCGTCGCCCTCGAAGTGGCCGTAGTAACGGCTCGTCTTGCACTCGATGAGCGAGGGGCCGCCGCCCTCGCGGGCGCGTCTTATCGCCTCTCCGGCGGCCTCGTGGACGGCGAAGAAGTCGAATCCGTCGACGACCACGCCCGGTATGCCGAACCCCTCGGCCCGCTTGGCTATGTCCAGGCCCTTGACAGAGAAGTTCGTCGAGGTGGCCTCGGCGTAGCCGTTGTTCTCGATGATGAAGACCACGGGCAGGTTCCACACGTTGGCGAGGTTCATGCTCTCCAGAGTGGTGCCCTGGTTGGAGCCGCCGTCGCCGGTGAACGAGACGGCGACCCCCCGCGTGCCGCGCATCTTGGCCGAGAGACCGGCCCCGCAGACCAGCGGCGGCCCGCCGCCGACGATACCGTTGGCCCCGAGCATGCCTTTGTCCAGATCCGCGATATGCATGCTCCCGCCCTTGCCCTTGCATATCCCGCCGGCCTTGCCGTAGATCTCCTGCATCATCGCCTTGACGTCACAGCCCTTGGCGATGGCGTGCCCGTGGCCCCGGTGGGTGCTCGCCACGTAGTCCCCGGGGCCGAGGTGCGAGATCACCCCGACGGCGACCGCCTCTTCACCGGCGTACAGGTGTACGAAGCCCGGGATCTCCCCGGTGGCGAACTCCGT harbors:
- a CDS encoding thiamine pyrophosphate-dependent dehydrogenase E1 component subunit alpha, whose product is MTEVVGTGSLSREDLLKAYRTMRTIREFEERLHTEFATGEIPGFVHLYAGEEAVAVGVISHLGPGDYVASTHRGHGHAIAKGCDVKAMMQEIYGKAGGICKGKGGSMHIADLDKGMLGANGIVGGGPPLVCGAGLSAKMRGTRGVAVSFTGDGGSNQGTTLESMNLANVWNLPVVFIIENNGYAEATSTNFSVKGLDIAKRAEGFGIPGVVVDGFDFFAVHEAAGEAIRRAREGGGPSLIECKTSRYYGHFEGDAQTYRAPGEVEELRREKDCLKRFSERVVSAGLVEKGELERIDDEVRNLIDEAVREAKAAPDPRAEDLLADVYVSYR